The Nitrospirota bacterium genome has a window encoding:
- the dnaB gene encoding replicative DNA helicase: protein MKSMSAVDLSQPKLPPQNVEAEQSVLGAILLDNSAMAKAMELLVEENFYRTSHRKIYRAMLELSDIGEVIDQITLTERLKALGEIEAVGGAAYLAELVQSVASSANIRYHCKIVRDKALLRELINTSTEVLTRGYEGSSSIDDLLDFAERSVFGIVQGKLDRSFTPINSIIKESLDLVDKLSKRKEHVTGVPTGFYDLDDITAGLQPSDLVVIAGRPSMGKTSLALGMAVHAAIHANAVVGIFSLEMSKPQIVLRMLSSEARVDSHGLRTGKLQKEDWWRLAEAAGRLEQAQIYIDDTGGITVQQMRGKARRLKAERGLDLLIVDYLQLMQGRSDSESRQQEISDISRSLKALAKELNVPVVALSQLSRAVEARKPPVPMLADLRESGAIEQDADVVMFIYREEVYDQNSERKGIADILISKHRNGPIGKKELFFHDRFAKFESLDNREVV from the coding sequence ATGAAATCCATGTCAGCCGTCGATCTCTCACAGCCCAAACTTCCCCCTCAGAATGTGGAGGCCGAGCAATCGGTCCTCGGCGCAATTCTTCTCGACAATAGTGCGATGGCCAAGGCAATGGAGTTGCTGGTCGAAGAGAATTTCTACCGGACGTCGCATCGGAAGATTTACCGTGCGATGTTGGAATTGTCGGACATTGGCGAAGTCATCGATCAGATTACGTTGACGGAACGGTTGAAAGCGCTGGGCGAAATTGAGGCCGTCGGGGGCGCGGCGTATTTAGCGGAGCTCGTGCAGAGCGTGGCCAGCTCCGCCAATATTCGGTACCACTGCAAGATTGTTCGCGACAAGGCGTTGCTGCGAGAGCTGATCAATACCTCGACGGAGGTCCTCACGCGCGGTTACGAAGGCAGCTCATCAATCGACGACTTGCTCGACTTCGCGGAGCGGTCGGTATTCGGCATTGTCCAGGGGAAACTGGATCGGTCGTTCACCCCCATTAATTCCATTATTAAGGAAAGTCTCGATCTCGTCGACAAGTTGTCGAAGAGAAAAGAACATGTCACGGGCGTTCCTACCGGATTTTACGATCTTGACGACATTACCGCCGGCCTCCAACCATCAGACCTCGTGGTGATCGCGGGGCGGCCTAGCATGGGGAAAACGAGTCTGGCGTTGGGGATGGCTGTCCATGCCGCCATTCATGCGAACGCGGTGGTGGGAATTTTTAGCCTTGAAATGTCAAAGCCGCAGATCGTGTTGCGCATGTTGAGTTCAGAGGCGCGGGTCGATTCCCATGGACTCAGAACCGGCAAGCTTCAGAAAGAGGATTGGTGGCGTCTTGCAGAGGCGGCAGGCCGACTGGAACAAGCGCAGATCTACATCGACGATACCGGTGGTATTACCGTGCAGCAGATGCGGGGTAAGGCGCGTCGGCTCAAGGCTGAACGGGGGCTGGATCTCTTAATCGTCGACTACCTCCAGCTGATGCAGGGGCGGAGCGATTCCGAGTCCCGCCAGCAGGAAATTTCCGACATCTCTCGCTCGCTGAAAGCCTTGGCCAAGGAGCTCAACGTCCCAGTTGTGGCGCTGTCGCAGCTCAGCCGCGCAGTGGAAGCCAGAAAGCCGCCTGTCCCGATGCTGGCCGACCTCCGCGAGAGCGGCGCGATCGAACAGGATGCCGACGTCGTGATGTTCATTTACCGTGAGGAGGTCTATGACCAGAACTCCGAACGGAAGGGCATTGCCGATATTCTCATCAGTAAACATCGGAACGGTCCGATTGGGAAAAAAGAACTTTTCTTCCACGATCGTTTTGCTAAGTTCGAAAGCCTCGACAATCGCGAAGTCGTTTGA